One genomic window of Punica granatum isolate Tunisia-2019 chromosome 1, ASM765513v2, whole genome shotgun sequence includes the following:
- the LOC116205947 gene encoding fe(2+) transport protein 1-like has translation MLALLSSGHHRGVGIQSRATATALLLLLLVLTLGVVSANEQNQAQLNCGEDDSPKGQCRNGPEALKLKLIAIASILATSVLGVCLPVFSRSVPALHPDSNIFVVVKAFASGVILATGYMHVLPDSFEFLTSDCLPEVPWSKFPFTTFVAMLSAVATQMVDSFAMAYYRKIHAKPSTGSHGKGAVKDVVAVEGGEVHAHAHGGFGQDLGDDNSRLLRHRVVAQVLEMGIVVHSVVIGLSMGASDNACTIKPLVAALCFHQFFEGMGLGGCILQGEFSLKVKAIMVFFFSITTPGGIALGIGLSNTYSESSPTALIVVGLLNACSAGLLNYMALVDLIALDFMGPKLQGSMKLQVFGYVALLLGAGGMALMAKWA, from the exons ATGCTAGCGCTACTCTCCTCCGGCCACCACCGTGGTGTTGGCATTCAATCTCGGGCCACTGCAACGgcccttctccttctcctccttgtGCTCACTTTGGGAGTAGTCTCCGCGAATGAGCAGAACCAGGCACAGCTCAACTGTGGGGAGGATGACTCCCCCAAGGGACAGTGCAGGAATGGCCCTGAGGCGCTCAAGCTGAAGCTGATCGCCATTGCGTCAATCCTCGCTACGAGTGTGCTCGGGGTGTGCCTCCCAGTGTTCTCCCGGTCCGTACCTGCACTCCACCCCGACAGTAACATATTTGTGGTTGTGAAGGCATTTGCGTCGGGGGTGATCCTGGCCACGGGATACATGCACGTCCTTCCCGACTCATTCGAATTCCTCACCTCCGACTGCCTGCCTGAGGTGCCCTGGTCTAAGTTCCCGTTCACCACGTTTGTTGCCATGCTTTCGGCCGTGGCCACGCAGATGGTTGATTCGTTCGCGATGGCTTACTATCGGAAGATCCATGCGAAGCCAAGCACCGGCAGCCACGGCAAAGGTGCGGTGAAGGATGTTGTGGCAGTAGAGGGCGGCGAGGTGCATGCCCATGCCCATGGTGGTTTCGGACAGGATCTTGGTGATGACAACTCACGGCTTCTGAGGCACAGGGTTGTTGCGCAG GTACTGGAGATGGGAATAGTGGTGCACTCAGTGGTGATAGGACTCTCAATGGGAGCTTCGGACAACGCGTGCACCATCAAGCCCCTCGTGGCTGCTTTATGCTTCCATCAGTTCTTCGAAGGAATGGGCCTCGGTGGCTGCATTCTCCAG GGGGAGTTCAGTTTAAAAGTGAAGGCGATCATGGTGTTCTTCTTCTCAATCACCACACCTGGGGGGATCGCTCTCGGGATCGGGCTATCCAACACATACAGTGAGAGCAGCCCGACTGCCCTAATCGTGGTAGGCTTGCTAAATGCGTGCTCTGCGGGGCTACTGAACTACATGGCTTTAGTGGATTTGATAGCGTTGGACTTTATGGGACCCAAATTGCAAGGGAGCATGAAGTTGCAGGTCTTTGGTTATGTTGCTCTCTTGTTGGGTGCTGGGGGAATGGCCTTGATGGCAAAATGGGCTTAA